A genomic region of Salinibacter pepae contains the following coding sequences:
- a CDS encoding Uma2 family endonuclease — protein MSTATAPTTHRWTREEYHDLADAGFLGEDDPVELIEGAIIRMSPQNTPHAVAIRLVRRVLQRIFPGDKYLVDEQLPLALGPHSEPEPDVSVVEGQPRDFLDDHPSSAVLVVEVADASLQFDRTRKRPLYARHDLPEYWIVNLVDRQLEVHWGPTGESYTETTVHTADETVSLRNQSVAVSDLLP, from the coding sequence GTGTCAACCGCCACTGCCCCCACAACCCATCGCTGGACGCGCGAGGAGTACCACGACCTTGCCGACGCAGGATTTTTGGGCGAGGACGATCCCGTCGAACTAATCGAAGGGGCGATCATCCGAATGAGTCCGCAAAACACGCCGCACGCCGTCGCCATCCGCCTTGTGCGCCGTGTTTTACAACGGATATTCCCGGGTGACAAGTATCTAGTCGACGAGCAACTGCCCCTGGCCCTCGGCCCTCACTCTGAGCCAGAGCCCGATGTGTCTGTGGTTGAAGGGCAGCCCCGCGACTTCCTTGACGACCATCCGTCGTCGGCCGTCCTTGTCGTTGAGGTGGCCGACGCCTCGCTCCAGTTCGACCGCACGCGGAAACGCCCCCTCTACGCCCGGCACGACCTCCCGGAATACTGGATTGTCAATCTCGTGGATCGACAACTGGAGGTCCACTGGGGACCCACGGGCGAGTCGTACACCGAAACCACGGTCCACACGGCTGATGAGACCGTGTCCCTGCGCAATCAGTCAGTGGCCGTGTCGGACCTGCTGCCGTAG